CTTGCGGATGATCAGCCCGGTCAGCACTCCCGCGAACAGCCATCCGCCGTTCATGAAGCCCTGCAGCCCGGGCAGCAGTGTCTCCAGCAGGCCGCCGGGCACCTGGTAGGCGATGTTCCAGACGAGGAAGATCACCCCACTGGCCACGCCGATCACGCTGGCGACGACGATGTCGACGACGCGCCATCGGTAAGAAATCTGCTTGGTCAAGGTCGTGCCTTTCGGTAGAAACGGCACGGGTTTAAGAGATTCAGTCACTCCCTGCGCTGGCATGATCCAGATCAGGTTCGACGGTCGAAGCTTGGAGAAGCTTCCTCTCAGCCCGGCTCACCGGACTCCCGTGTTCGTGCTCATTCTATCGCCATGCCGACCAGTACGCTCCGCGTATGGACTTCCGGATCTTCACCGAACCGCAGCAGGGTGCCAGCTACTCCGACCTGCTCGCCGTCGCCCAGGCGACCGAGCAACTCGGCTTCGACGGCTTCTTCCGCAGCGACCACTACTTGGGCATGGGACTCGACGGCTTGCCCGGGCCCACCGACGCCTGGACCACGCTCGCCGGCCTCGCCCGGGAGACCAGCCGGATCCGGCTGGGCACCCTGGTCTCCAGTGTCACCTTCCGTCATCCCGGCATCCTCGCCATCCAGGTGGCCCAGGTCGACGAGATGTCCTGCGGTCGCATCGAGCTGGGGCTCGGCACCGGCTGGTTCGAGGCAGAACACAAGGCCCTCGGCATCCCCTTCCCGCACAAACGCTTCGGGCATCTGGAGGAACAGCTCGAGATCGTCTCCGGGCTCTGGTCCACGCCCGTCGGCGAGACGTTCAATTTCGAGGGCAGGCACTACCGGTTGCAGGATGCCCCTGGCCTGCCGAAGCCCGTGCAGTCACCGCTGCCGATCATCGTCGGCGGCACCGGCCCCACCCGGACGCCCGCGCTCGCAGCCCGGTTCGCCGCCGAGTTCAACATCGCCTTCAAGGACGAGACAACGATCGGCGCCCGATTCAGCGCTGTGCGGGAGGCAGCAGAATCCATCGGGCGTGACCCGGCCAGCATCACCTATTCGGCTGCGCTGACGTGCGCGGTCGGCCGGACCGAAGCCGACTACCGGCGCCGGGCGGAAGCGATCCGCCGCGACCCGGACACCTTCCGGCACGGCAACATCGCCGGCACCGCGACCGAGGCCGCTGACACGATCGGCCGGCTGCGTGAACTCGGCGCCGACCGGGTCTACCTGCAGATCCTGGATCTGCACGATCTGGACCACCTGGCGTTCATCGCCGCCGACGTCATCCCCGTCGTTTGACGCCGGATTACCGGTTCGCCTTCTCGGATCGCACCGTTGGTGCTGTAATGATTCCACCCCCTTAGTGGGTAGACCCGACGG
The Diaminobutyricimonas sp. LJ205 genome window above contains:
- a CDS encoding LLM class F420-dependent oxidoreductase, with the translated sequence MDFRIFTEPQQGASYSDLLAVAQATEQLGFDGFFRSDHYLGMGLDGLPGPTDAWTTLAGLARETSRIRLGTLVSSVTFRHPGILAIQVAQVDEMSCGRIELGLGTGWFEAEHKALGIPFPHKRFGHLEEQLEIVSGLWSTPVGETFNFEGRHYRLQDAPGLPKPVQSPLPIIVGGTGPTRTPALAARFAAEFNIAFKDETTIGARFSAVREAAESIGRDPASITYSAALTCAVGRTEADYRRRAEAIRRDPDTFRHGNIAGTATEAADTIGRLRELGADRVYLQILDLHDLDHLAFIAADVIPVV